The genomic DNA AGTGAGCTTCAATTGTTTTTTAAATTTATCGATCAGTGTCTAATCATCAATCCAGACACCGTCTTGCATATGCAAAATCGAATCGGCAGTCTGGGCCAACTGTTCATCATGCGTCACAATCAACATCGCCATATTGAACTCATCACGTAACTCACTGAGCAGTTCAAAAATTTTCACTGCCGTTTTACGATCCAAGTTTCCCGTTGGTTCATCCGCCAGCATCAGTTCCGGCTTTGCCACCAGTGCACGTGCCAAGGCTACACGCTGACGTTCACCACCAGACAGCTCACCCGGTTTATGCGTCATGCGATGCGACAGTCCAACCCGATTGAGCAAGTATTCAGCCTGTTCTTTAGACTGTTTATAGGTCGTTCCTGCACGCAGCATCAGCGGCATGGCGACATTTTCCAGCGCAGTAAATTCAGGCAACAG from Acinetobacter sp. CS-2 includes the following:
- the lolD gene encoding lipoprotein-releasing ABC transporter ATP-binding protein LolD, with translation MSNLVLEAKNISKSFTDGKTTVEVIKNLSLQVKKGEFVSIVGSSGSGKSTLLHVLGGLDCPTEGQVFLNGKRFDNLGEAERGYLRNQHLGFVYQFHHLLPEFTALENVAMPLMLRAGTTYKQSKEQAEYLLNRVGLSHRMTHKPGELSGGERQRVALARALVAKPELMLADEPTGNLDRKTAVKIFELLSELRDEFNMAMLIVTHDEQLAQTADSILHMQDGVWIDD